ATTCCCAGTGTTCTCGGCTGAAACAAATTCGTTCTCCCCACGTTAATACGAATTCTTAACTACTTGCTATTATTTATATCAGCATTATGGGCCGCTTCGCGCTATATGAATCATGTCTCGCCCCGTCTGACGTTGGATTTTATTTTCTGTACTTTTGTTTAAGAGCACTCACGTATCACGGAATATACCTTGGGTACTAGTTTTGAACACATCGCAAAATTAGCGATAACTGATTTGATTAAATCTGCACCCCAAAAAAAATTGTCTGAAAGCAATATTTTCATCACAGACACCTTACCTCAATAAAAACGCAGATTACAAAAAAATAGACATGCTATATCAATAACACATCGATTTCACGAACCAATTTTGATTAGTGTTATTTTACATATAATAAAGTCTGAACAACCACCGAATTACCAATCGATTGAACTTGTGCGTTATTTCAACGGCTCAGTTGGTTTTTCATACACTTCGGCCCCTAACGACTGTTTTTCGCTAGTTTGAGCATTATTCCGAACTAACGAAGTGGCGGTAAATTACTTGGCGGGCGCAGCCTTTACACCGCGACTGGGGTGATATGTGTGCAACACATGTCGCCGCTGAGGATGGGATGAGGAGTCTTAGGAATTTATTCCTTAGGGTCCCAGCTTATCCGAACCGACCAAGACCGCACTTTGGCTTGGGAGGCTGCTTCCAGCGTGGTGCGCCAAGTAATTTACCGGCGCGTAGTGGTCAATTTTATTCAATCCCATGTCAGACTGAATAGAACAAAAAGGGGCTGGGACATAACTCCAGACCCAAAAAGAGCTTAACCAAGTGCTGAAAAGCGTGCGGTTAAGCTCTTTTTAGTATAATTATATGTAAAGATAACGCTGTAACAGCAACGTTATCAAGTCGGTCGTCCCTTATTCACAGTGAGGTATTCCCTATGAAAAATTATAACATGAACCAAATCATGTTGGATATTCCAACGGCTTATGAACCTGATAAAAATCATGTGGCACACTACATTAACGAATTAGTTGAGGACATGGACGTAACTATCTTCTATACTACTGGTCGACCACTTGAGTATGATCCACGATTAATGATGAAACTAGTTTTATTCGCATATACCCGTGGCGTGCGTAGCGGTCGGCGGATTGCCGAGTTCGCCCAAGAAAACATTATTGCGATGTGGCTGACTCAAGAAGCACAGCCATCATATCGCACAAATTAAATCGTTTCCGAGTGTCAGACTTGTCAGAAGCCATGATTAGCTCGGCGGTTTTCGCGTTTCACCAAATTACTTCACGACAAAGGATATATTGATGATGTAATCTATATTGACGGTTACCAAAATTTTAGCGGATGCCAAACAAGTTTCAGTTTTGTGTGGAGAAGAAAACACAATTCGTTTCGATAAAATGAATACCGTCAAAGCTCAACAATTAATTCAAGATATTATGGCAGAACAACAATCATTACAGTTACCAGAATATACTGATTTGTCAGTTGAAGAATTAGACGATGTGATTGCGCACCTAGAATCGTACTTAGCAAAACAAGAACAACAAGTCGTAGCTACACAGAAAGTGTCGCCTAACCCCGCCAAACAAGCGCGCCGGAATACTAAAAAGCACCTTAATAAGGTGAACATATTCGACAAAAGCTAGCGTATCAACACACCAAATAGAAAACTTTATAATGAACGCAATAGCTATTCCAAGACTGATACTGACGCTACTTTCATGCGGGTTAAAGAAGATTACATGCAGAATGGTCAATTGAAACCAGCCTATAATTTACAAATCGCTACCAACGCTCAATTTGTCTTAGGCTATGGAATTTTCCAAAATCCAACTGATACGCGTACGTTGATGCCTTTTGTTGATCAACTCAAACAATACGAAACGTTGGGTTCAACGATTGTCGCAGATGCCGGATATGGTTCGGAAAGTAATTATCGGCAACTCGAAGATGAATACCCAGCTACTACAGTGCTGATTCCATACGGCACGATGTTAAAAGAAACCAGCAAAAAGTGGCAGACCGATGAACGGAAAGTCATGAATTGGAATTACTGTGCGGAAGATGACTATTATGTGGACCCACGAAACGTTAGATTTAATTTTAAACGTCTAAGTAAACGAACTGATAAATACGGATTCGTTCGTGACTTTAAAGTTTATGAAGCTGAAGCTCAGACGGAAAATTTAGAGATATTGCCGGGCTGCCGTTACGCCTAAAGGATATACGAGAAAAATACAGTGAATCCGGCATTTGAATATCATAAAGCGAAAATTAGAAGTGAGTTTTCAAAAGAAGAAAACCAAGCCATCTACGCCCAACGAAAGATTGACGTAGAATCGGTTTTCGGCAGATTGAAAGCTTATTTTGGGTTCACTCGCTTCTCGGTCAGAGGGATCGAGCGAGTGAAACGTGAAGTCGGAATCGCCTTGATGGCAATGAACATGAAGAAATTGGCCACCAAATGATGCCTTTTCGTGAGTAAACAATATATACATAAAAAATAGGCCTCAAGATTTCAAAAAACGAAATCTTGAGGCCTATTTATTTATAACGAGCTAAGGTTTTGTCCCAGCTCCTTTGCAAAATATTATTTATTTTCAAAGTGCCCAAGGAACTTGTAGATTGGACCTTTTACTTTGAATTTTTGTTCATATTCTGTTTCAACATTTGTTTCAAGGTTAGCCGGATCTTCATTGTGCATATCTAACCACAACTTATCAGTCTTCAACCGTGCACCAGCTTCACCATAGTTGGCGAAACTACCTAATGAATATTCAAACAAGCCACGATTATCAGTCTTAAATTCAAGTTCACCGGCTTCTGGCAATACAGCTTGGTAACTCTTTAAGAATGATGCATACGTTAAACGACGCTTTTCATGACCAGTCTTTGGCCATGGATCAGAGAAGTTCAAGAATACTTTGCTAATTTCTTCAGCGGCAAAATACGTATCAACTCCGGCGCCATCACCATAGATGAACTTCAAGTTTGGCAAAGCATCTTCATCTTCATCTGCTTTACGGGCAGCAACAGCCACTGCGCCTTCTTGAATTTCCATTCCGATGAAATTAGTTTCTGGATATTGTTTTGCCATGCCAATAATAAATTGACCTTTACCCGTACCAATTTCAACGTGAATTGGTTGTTCTTTAGCAAAAATACTTTGCCATTGACCCTTCAAACTCACAGCCTTATCTTGGGTAATAACTAAATCAGCATGGTCTGCGAGCCAAGCGACAGCCCATGGTTTCCGACGTAAACGCATATAAAAATCCTCAATCTTCTTATTGTTGTTTTTTAGCTATCCGGCTTGGTACATAGACGAAACTAAAGAGCATAATTTCGGCAATTACTAGCGCTAAGCTAATTAATATTGTTATTAAGTTAAATTGACCAATTAAATTAGCCACAATCA
This is a stretch of genomic DNA from Periweissella cryptocerci. It encodes these proteins:
- the trmB gene encoding tRNA (guanosine(46)-N7)-methyltransferase TrmB, with translation MRLRRKPWAVAWLADHADLVITQDKAVSLKGQWQSIFAKEQPIHVEIGTGKGQFIIGMAKQYPETNFIGMEIQEGAVAVAARKADEDEDALPNLKFIYGDGAGVDTYFAAEEISKVFLNFSDPWPKTGHEKRRLTYASFLKSYQAVLPEAGELEFKTDNRGLFEYSLGSFANYGEAGARLKTDKLWLDMHNEDPANLETNVETEYEQKFKVKGPIYKFLGHFENK